Below is a genomic region from Bacteroidales bacterium.
TCATGCCAAGTGATAAATTGGCCGATGTTTTAACCGATGTATATCTTGCTGAAGGAGCAATGTGTTTAAAAGAAATTCATGCCGATAATCCTGGTTTTTACGCCAACAAATATTTTAAATACGTTTTTGATAAACATAATGTATCAAGCGAACAATTCCTCACCAGTTATAAGTATTATGCTGCCGATGCTGATGAAATGCTTAAAATAATTGAGATGGTTTTGAACAATCTTACTCAACAACAGGGAATGATAGAAGGAAAACCGGCAGTTTCCGAATCCGATAAAAAAGAAAATAAGTAATAAATTTATTGTTTGGTAAATTCAGCAGTGCAGGTATCAATATCAGCGCCATCACTTACATTATATTTCCAGCTTATTTTAGTATTGCTATTATAAATACTTCCACTTCCGCTTTTGATAGTAAATCCACTTACTGTTTGCTCTGGAATATTAGCATTATCACCAGCTACAACAGCATACACTTTTTGTGATGTTCCAAGATGATAAAAATTTGAAAGGTATATTTGTGAACTATTCCCTGAATTCAGTGTAATAGCAACGGTAAATGAAGAGCTCACGTTTTGATTGCTGTTTTCGTTACATGTCCAGTTGCCAACAAATTTATCGCGGGGATCTGTGGTATCATCATTATTATCATTAGGGTCGCAGGAAACCAGTAAGCCCACAAATGATGATATTAT
It encodes:
- a CDS encoding DUF4296 domain-containing protein — encoded protein: MKQLRILIYFFCLISVFFSCNNKKKEKEEERKKALQNADIMPSDKLADVLTDVYLAEGAMCLKEIHADNPGFYANKYFKYVFDKHNVSSEQFLTSYKYYAADADEMLKIIEMVLNNLTQQQGMIEGKPAVSESDKKENK